Genomic segment of Streptomyces zhihengii:
ACCGTGCTGCTCGTCGAGCAGAACGCCACGCAGGCCCTGGGCCTGGCCGACCGCGGCTACGTCCTGGAGACGGGCGCGGTGGCGATGTCGGGCCCGGCGACCGAGCTGCTGTCCGACACGCGGATCCGTGCGGCGTACCTCGGAGAGGGCGCCTGACGGCCGCGGCCGTCAGCACGTAGCAGGGAAGGCAAGGGCCAGGGGACCGAGGTCTCCTGGCCCTTCGCCGTGTGCGGTGCCGTTCATGGTGTGCGGGGCCGGGGCGGCCCGTTCGTCAGCCCTGGGCGTCGCGGAGCAGGCAGGTGAGGCGGGCGGTGCACACACGCCGGTCCTGCTCGTCGGAGATCACGATCTCGTAGGTGGCGGTGGAACGGCCGCGGTGGACGGGGGTGGCGACACCGGTCACCAGGCCGTCGCGGACGCCGCGGTGGTGGGTGCAGTTGAGGTCGACGCCGACGGCGACCTTGGACGGGCCGCCGTGCAGCATGGAGCCGACCGAGCCCAGGGTCTCGGCGAGCACCGCGGAGGCGCCGCCGTGCAGAAGCCCGTAGGGCTGGGTGTTGCCCTTGACGGGCATGGTGCCCACGACGCGGTCCGCGGCGGCCTCGACGATGGTCACGCCCATGCGTTCGCCGAGGTCTCCGGCGGAGAACAGGGCGGGCAGGTCCACGCCGAGCTCGGCGTACTGGTCGATGACTTCCTGCGGGAACTGCACGGTGGTCTGCTCGCCCATGGGGCCGGCTCCGATCGTCGAACGTCGTTGTCCCTGCTGCCTGAGCAAACGCTTAGGCGGACGGTGATTGTTCCAGACGCACGACGACGGACTTGCTGGCGGGGGTGTTGCTGGTGTCGGCGGTGGAATCCAGCGGGACCAGGACGTTCGTCTCCGGGTAGTAGGCGGCGGCGCAGCCGCGGGCCGTGGGGTAGTGGACGACCCGGAAACCGGGGGCGCGGCGCTCCACGCCGTCCTTCCACTCGCCCACGAGGTCGGCGTACGCGCCGTCGGCGAGGCCGAGCTCCCGGGCGTCGTCGGGGTGGACGAGCACCACCCGCCGGCCGCCCTTGATGCCCCGGTAGCGGTCGTCCAGGCCGTAGATCGTGGTGTTGTACTGGTCGTGGGAGCGCAGGGTCTGGAGCAGCAGCCGGCCCGCGGGGACCTTCGGGTACTCCACGGGGGCGGCGGTGAAGTTGGCCTTGCCGGTGGCCGTGGGGAAGCGGCGCTCGTCACGGGGCGCGTGGGGGAGGGCGAAGCCGCCCGGCCGCGCGATCTTCGCGTTGAAGTCCTCGAAGCCGGGCACGACCCGGGCGATCCGCTCGCGGATGGTGCCGTAGTCCTTCTCGAACTCCTCCCACGGGGTGCGGGAGCCGGCGCCGAGGACGGCACGGGCCATCCGCGCCACGATCGCCGGCTCGGAGAGCAGATGGCGGCCGGCGGGGGCGAGGTTGCCGCGGGAGGCGTGGACCATGCCCATCGAGTCCTCGACCGTCACGACCTGCCGGCCGCCGGCCTGGACGTCCTTGTCGGTGCGGCCGAGGGTGGGCAGGATCAGGGCCCGGCGGCCGGTGACGGCGTGCGAGCGGTTCAGCTTGGTCGACACATGGACGGTGAGCCGGGCGCGCCGCACGGCGGCCTCGGTGACGGCGGTGTCGGGGGTGGCGGCCACGAAGTTGCCGCCCATGGCGAAGAACACCTTGGCCCGGCCGTCGCGCAGCGCCTCGATGGAGCGGACCACGTCGAGCCCGTGGTGGCGTGGCGGCGCGAAGCCGAACTCGGCCTCCAGCGCGTCGAGGAACGCGGCGGAGGGCCGCTCGAAGATCCCCATGGTGCGGTCGCCCTGCACGTTGGAGTGGCCGCGCACGGGGCAGACACCGGCGCCCGGGCGGCCGATGTTGCCCCGGAGCAGCAGGAAGTTGACCACTTCGCGGATGGTGGCCACGGAGTGCTTGTGCTGGGTGAGGCCCATCGCCCAGCAGACGATGGTGCGCTCCGAGGCGAGGACCATGGCGAGCGCCCGCTCGATCTCCTCGCGGCCGAGCCCCGTGGCGGCGAGCGTCTCCTCCCAGTCGGCGGACCGGGCGGCCTCGGCGAACTCCTCGAAGCCGTGGGTGTGCGCGGCGACGAAGGTCTCGTCGACCGCGCCGTCGCGTTCCAGGATCAGCTTGTTCAGCAGGCGGAAGAGGGCCTGGTCGCCGCCGATGCGGACCTGGAGGAAGAGATCGGTCAGGGAGACGCCCTTGACCAGGCCGGAGACGCTCTGCGGGTTCTTGAAGCGCTCCAGGCCGGCCTCGGGGAGCGGGTTGACCGAGATGATCTTCGCGCCGGAGGCCTTCGCCTGCTCCAGGGCGGTCAGCATCCGGGGGTGGTTGGTGCCCGGGTTCTGACCGGCGACGATGATCAGGTCGGCCTGGTGGAGGTCCTCCAGCGAGACGCTGCCCTTGCCCACCCCGATGGTCTCGGTGAGCGCCGATCCCGAGGACTCGTGGCACATGTTGGAGCAGTCGGGCAGGTTGTTGGTGCCGAACTCGCGGGCGAAGAGCTGGAGCAGGAACGCGGCCTCGTTGCTCGTGCGGCCGGAGGTGTAGAAGAGGGCCTCGTCGGGGGAGCCGAGGGCGCCCAGCTCCTCGGCGATGATCGCGAACGCCTTCTCCCAGCTCACCGGCTCGTAGTGGGTGGCGCCCTCGGCGAGGTGCACGGGCCGGGTGATCCGGCCCTGCTGGCCGAGCCAGTAGCCGCTGCGCTCCGCGAGATCGGACACGGGGTGCGCGGCGAAGAACTCCGGGGTGACCCGGCGCACCGTGGCCTCCTCGGCGACCGCCTTCGCGCCGTTCTCGCAGAACTCGGCCAGGTGGCGCTTGTCGCCCTCGGGCCAGGCGCAGCCCGGACAGTCGAACCCGTCCTTCTGGTTGACCTTGAGCAGGGTGCGGGCGGTGCGGGCGACGCCCATCTGCTCCTGGGCCATGCGCAGGGTGTGGGCGATGGCCGTCAGCCCGGCGGCCGCGTGCTGCGGGGCCGCGACCTGCGGCGCGTCCTGGACGGGGTCCTGGGCGGGCGGCTTGCTGGGCATCGCGCTCTCCTTCGAGCGGGCGGCTTTGCGGTACACCTCAGATCTTGTCACGCGCCGCCGACAGCGTCCCGGGCCGGTCGGGCCGGTCGGGATTGTCGGCGGTACGTGGCAGGATCGGGACCGTGGCTGAGACGGCATCGAAGAAGACGGCAGACAACCGACCCCGCCTGCTCCTCATGGACGGGCATTCCCTGGCGTACCGGGCGTTCTTCGCCCTGCCCGCGGAGAACTTCACCTCGGCGAGCGGCCAGACGACCAACGCCGTCTACGGCTTCGCCTCGATGCTGGCGAACACGCTGCGCGACGAGGCGCCCACGCACTTCGCGGTGGCCTTCGACGTCTCGCGCAAGACGTGGCGCTCCGCGGACTTCCCCGAGTACAAGGCGAACCGCTCCAAGACCCCCGACGAGTTCAAGGGCCAGGTCGAGCTGATCGGCGAGCTCCTGGACACGATGAACGCGGTCCGCTTCGCGGTCGACGGCTTCGAGGCCGACGACATCATCGCGACCCTCGCCACCCAGGCCGAGGCGGCCGGCTTCGAGGTGCTGATCGTCACCGGCGACCGGGACTCCTTCCAGCTCGTCAGCGAGCACACCACGGTGCTCTACCCGACGAAGGGCGTCTCCGAGCTGACCCGCTTCACCCCGGCCAAGGTCGAGGAGAAGTACGGGCTCACCCCCCGCCAGTACCCGGACTTCGCCGCCCTGCGCGGGGACCCGTCGGACAACCTGCCCGGCATCCCCGGCGTCGGCGAGAAGACGGCCACGAAGTGGATCTCCCAGTTCGGCTCGTTCGCCGAGCTGGTGGAGCGCGCCGACGAGGTCAA
This window contains:
- a CDS encoding PaaI family thioesterase, translated to MGEQTTVQFPQEVIDQYAELGVDLPALFSAGDLGERMGVTIVEAAADRVVGTMPVKGNTQPYGLLHGGASAVLAETLGSVGSMLHGGPSKVAVGVDLNCTHHRGVRDGLVTGVATPVHRGRSTATYEIVISDEQDRRVCTARLTCLLRDAQG
- a CDS encoding FdhF/YdeP family oxidoreductase; this translates as MPSKPPAQDPVQDAPQVAAPQHAAAGLTAIAHTLRMAQEQMGVARTARTLLKVNQKDGFDCPGCAWPEGDKRHLAEFCENGAKAVAEEATVRRVTPEFFAAHPVSDLAERSGYWLGQQGRITRPVHLAEGATHYEPVSWEKAFAIIAEELGALGSPDEALFYTSGRTSNEAAFLLQLFAREFGTNNLPDCSNMCHESSGSALTETIGVGKGSVSLEDLHQADLIIVAGQNPGTNHPRMLTALEQAKASGAKIISVNPLPEAGLERFKNPQSVSGLVKGVSLTDLFLQVRIGGDQALFRLLNKLILERDGAVDETFVAAHTHGFEEFAEAARSADWEETLAATGLGREEIERALAMVLASERTIVCWAMGLTQHKHSVATIREVVNFLLLRGNIGRPGAGVCPVRGHSNVQGDRTMGIFERPSAAFLDALEAEFGFAPPRHHGLDVVRSIEALRDGRAKVFFAMGGNFVAATPDTAVTEAAVRRARLTVHVSTKLNRSHAVTGRRALILPTLGRTDKDVQAGGRQVVTVEDSMGMVHASRGNLAPAGRHLLSEPAIVARMARAVLGAGSRTPWEEFEKDYGTIRERIARVVPGFEDFNAKIARPGGFALPHAPRDERRFPTATGKANFTAAPVEYPKVPAGRLLLQTLRSHDQYNTTIYGLDDRYRGIKGGRRVVLVHPDDARELGLADGAYADLVGEWKDGVERRAPGFRVVHYPTARGCAAAYYPETNVLVPLDSTADTSNTPASKSVVVRLEQSPSA